The sequence below is a genomic window from Ipomoea triloba cultivar NCNSP0323 chromosome 2, ASM357664v1.
CGTATTTAAAACAAGTATTTTAAACTCAACCGCATTTGGGAAATGCGGTTTTCGCAATcttgtcaaaaaaaatttcCGTTCGTTTTTTTGTCAAAAGAAATTGATTCTTTCGTATTTTTGTCAAAAGCTCTATGAtcccaatcgttataccctgcaccacggtgcacatagcaatgtgcaccacgtacgtaaaacgacgtcgttttggtgttagtggacgcggacgcggacACGAATGACTCTaaagaattcattatctataatacacataatcattatctataatacacagaacatttGCCTAGAACACACAAAAtctttgcctataatacacagaatattgacataaaatacacagatgttagtggacgcgaattactccaaggaattcattatctataatacacataatcattatatagaatacacagaacgtttgcctagaatacacaaaatctttgcctataatacacagaatattgacataaaatacacagatgttagtggacgcgaattactccagggaattcattatctataatacacataatcattatatagaatacacagaacgtttgcctagaatacacataatgtttgcccagaatacacagaatattgacacaaaatacacagaactcatcctcctaacattcgaatgcacaaacacatcacaacctgtgttaataacatgaatacacagaatattgacataaaatacacagaactcatcctcctaaatattcgaatgcacaaacacatcacaacatgtgttactaacatgaatacacataacggttgtctagaatacacagaacggttgcctagaatacacataatgattgcttggaatacacagaatattaacataaatacagagaccgggcgaaacgggaaacgtgatttccaaaaaaacggacgattagtttacaatgctcaaaacgacgtcgtttaggtacgtggtgcacattgctatgtgcaccgtggtgcatggtataatttgccctatgATCCACACCTAGATCATGGTTCGCAGTAAAATCTGTCGTACGGGGCATGGGCTAACATGGTGGCCTGGGCTTTGTATTATCATATTGGTACGGGGCATGGGCTATCCTATCACAGTTATTTCTAACATTATTAGCCAAAGAAATTAACCAGACATGACATGACAAAGATGTACGAATGTTTTCACGTGAATTGCGCCTTCAACATAATTGggtacaaaaaataattaaagtattaGACTAAAATCTTgtctatatgtattttttattaaagttaggaggaaagtaaaaaataataataataataaataaataaataagaaacaaaaaataatactgtGTTCACTTGTTTTTCATAATcaattcacacacacacacacacataaccAACCATATATTAACATAGCTACTCCGTATAGAATGCTATGCTCCTAAGTGGTATCCACGTAAGTATTTGCATTTGCATGCATACGTAAAGCAAGCCCAAGTATCTTACAGAAAAGCCCATGGATATGGGCCGACAGTTGGTACTTGGGCCTTAGAGTTAGCATtatcctctttctctctcataGAGTATGAGTCTGAACTCTGAAGTGTGAAGTGTGAAGTGTGAAGTGTGAAGGGGGAGAAAATAGAAATGGCCGCAGCTAATGCTATACCGTCTTCTTCACCACTAGTTTCCACAACCATAAAACAATGCATACTCATACCCATAAGACAATTTTGTCCTCCTCCTTCTTATTGTGAGCCCTCAATTCGCCCCCGTAATTTGGCAACTCGTATAAAAATCCTATCATGCCTTCCTACTACTCCCCACGCCCACAACCCTCCTCCCACCACCAAGCTCTTTGTCAGTGGTCTGGTCTGCTACCTCTATACTCTTGTGCTAATTATGAGATAATGATGAtggtaattttgtaaattttatttggtTATTCTTTTTCAATTCAGGGCTTTCTTTTCGGACCACGGAAGACAGCTTGAGAAATGCCTTCAAAAACTTTGGCAATCTTAtccaaggtatatatatatatacttcaattcATGTGAGCCAAGATTATATTATCGTGCATTCAAACTAGTATTTTGAGAGTTCAATTCGGTTCATCATATCTTATCtatctttaataattttaatatatatatataatgttcaatTTAAATTCTTGCATTGGGCATCCTATCCAGATCAGAACTGATTGATTGAACGCagcattttattattatatttttgagtGGTTTGTGTAGGTAGGTAGGTAGGTAGATTGTGagaattttttgcatttttagtcccacgactattgtgaTACTTACAgaattggtccacgactttcaaactttgtaattttggtccacgactattgtttttgttgcaaaaatggtccttttcCAATCAACATCTCGCCGGAAAATAAATCTGGCGGATTTTCCGGCAAGTTTTCACCGGAAAAAATCTTTCATATTTTTCGCTggaaaaaaattctcctttcaagtgtattaaaatggacatttacattgttgaaaaaaaataatctttCAAGCAAGGAAACATCGATTATGCCGGAAaaacatatattcttattttggtaaactaattgaagttaaaactaattaatttctaattaagttaaaataattataaaaattttgaagtcAAAATCAACTGAagaaatagaaatgcagaatgGCAGTGAACACTACTGGCAGTGAGCTATTTGGACTTTGGAGCAAATTAAGCTATTTGAAATGTATATGTGATTgactattttaataaaaaaaattaaaactaattaaactaattaaagttaagactttaattatttttattttttagccaattaagtacaaattcaaaattattagtacaaattcatgatcaacaaaataatattattaagattaaatttaaactaaaaagtaccaaaaaatttgaatttgtacataattttactaattaaaaaaatgaattagttttaactttaatttttttaaaattgagttttaactttaattaatttaccaaaataagaatatatgtttTTCCGGCATAATCGATGTTTTCCCACTAGAAAGATGgatttttttcaacaatgtaaatgtccattttaataCTACTTGaaagggaattttttttttttccaacgaaaaattgaagaaaaatatatcagattttttttttctggtgaAAACTTGCCGGAAAATCCGCCGGATTTACTTTCCGGTGAGATGTTAACTGGAAAAGGactatttttgcaacaaaaacaatagtcatggactaaaattgcaaagtttgaaagtcgtggaccaattcTGCAAGTAccacaatagtcgtgggattaaaaatataaaaaattctagATTGTGAATTAATTGTTAGTTGTAAATAAGTAGTAGGTGTTTGTTGTACTGTGTAGTTAATGTAGTCATGGACCGAGTTGCGAATAGACCCAGAGGCTTTGCTTTTCTTCGTTATGCTACGGAAGAGGAATCCAACAAGGCAATTCAGGGAATGCATGGGAAGGTATGCCCTACCCCCCTACCCTACCTTAGCTTTCTCTACATCTACGTACTATACGTACATcagtcaaaatatatatatatatatatgattgcaaAAGGCCAAATCTGGGCAAGGCATGGCAATCCTTATTGTGCCTGCCCTACCCTGCCCAAAATATTTGggtttttttaattgaaatggacaaataagtaatttttaaaatttgagcaAACTCTTTTTGATTTGagtttttagtaaaaaaaaaaaaaaaaaaagccaaagtCCCACTTgagtttgtgtgtgtgtgtgtgtgtttttttttttttttgaaataggaCAAACATAATACAAATACAAGAAGGCAAGTACGTATGTATTCTTGTATACAGGCAACTTGCTTTTGTCCTACTGctttgtaaaaataaatttaaaataaaagcaaatattatttcaaagaaaaatatatccACATCAAAGAACGTATATAGTATAAAAGCAAAGAGAAAGAAGGAACCTGGAGATGTTGGATCTGATTGGGCTTAGTGAGGCCAAGAGTAGCCAGAGCTATGGAGTGATGATGagccatatatatgtgtgtgtgatgtGCTTAGGTCGGTGTTCTGCAGTAGCCAGTAGCGAGTAGCGACGGCGATATGATATTAGTATAGTAGCCGAAGCTGAGGATCTCTTCAATTCTCAGAGCTGCCATTGGTAAGCATCTGCAGAGCAGTTTTTATACCATGCAGTGCTAGAACTGAGAGGTGATGGCCGGTTTAGTTTTTATTTGACGGTTAGTTGGAGATATCATTTTTGTTGAGAAACACGTGAGGAATAAATTTTGTCGAGAAACAGTTGAGGAAATCTAATGGGAGATTTTGAGAATCATAGCATGTGTGTGTGTTGATTTTTTTGTGGTCCACGATTTCCACATTCATAAAAGTTGATCCATACCCCTCAAAGTCAATGATGGAACTCTAGAACCCTTAGATCTTAAGGATGAAaagaatttttcttttgttgttcaaattttaaaagttgctTATTTGTGTCTATTCCTCATGAAACCTGCCCATTTCAGTCAAAACCCCAAATATTAGTATCGTAGTGCCTCAACTGTGGCAAAAAAAATACCAGAAAATTTACTTTACAAATATATGTGTGCTATATATTATGTTCAAGAATATATTTGAAACTGTTGCTGGTTTCTGTTGTTGTTATAGTTTCATGAAATCGCAGCTCCTGTTTTGCGTAATGActgacaataataatataatgcactTTTGTAGTTCTTGGATGGCAGGGTGATATTTGTTGAAGTTGCAAAGCCTAGATCAGATCAGAAGTCGGCCAAGCCCAAAGGCAAAACCGGAAGCACCGACACCATTGCATAAAATGCATGCTTTACACATTGATATAGTAGTGGCCTGGGAATGGGATCCCTCATGGACATTTGGGGTGCAATGTTGAACTCAATGCGCCTTGTAGCATACCCTACGCATTCAATGCGCCGAAAAGGACAATTTTACCCAATAAGATAAGCCATTTGTTTGAAATTTTGTCAATTGGAATGACCAAATGTGGCAAGAATTTAATAGTCATTTAGTCAatatgaaagaaaaaattattgaaaaaaagatcaaataagCCCTTGAACTTTACATGATAAAGCAATTAGGGATAGACAcctgaatttttaaaatgtgcaattaaacaTTCCAActcaaataagtcaaatttaCCGGTAACTTGTTTGTTTACCTCTAAATATTATGTCGTTGACCGCCATCCATAATAAAATCTCCGCCAGAAAAAGGCGACCAAACTTCATGAAGAGGAAGGTGGCCGGCGTGGTCACCTTCTCCAGAGAGGCGACCAGAAATGGTTGCCTTCTTCAAAGATAAACCGACGAATGTTGGAGAGTCGTCAGAGTTAGTTAAATTTTCGACAAAATGGTAGTGACCGGCTATGACAAGTCCATAACAAATTGGTGGGTTTAAAAGGTTTAATTGAACCTTTCAAAAGTAAATACAAGAGCCTATTTGACTCTaattcaaaatgtaaaaatgatcACATAGTCATAGCCTCATAggacaaccaaaaaaaaaaaaaaaaaaatcgaatctGAGAACCCTTTGTCATTCGATTTAATGGGTATTTTTTCATCATTAATTGGACACATCTTCAGAGGTTCattgttctatatatatatatatatatatatatatatatatatatatatatatatatatatatatatatatatatatatatatatataaaagatattaATGTCACACTAGAAGTGGTAACTTGGTAGAACTACAGAAACAAAGGTTACATAGTTATGTACAAAATGGCAGTCTGATACAATATATGCCTATTGCAGCAGGATTGAAAATCCTCAAAAAGAAATCATCATGCAAGCAAGCATTCATCTCTACACTCTTCTTCCAGGACCAAAATGGTCCAGAAACTGTGTCACAACCCCAATCAAGGTAAAAGAACATTAACGAGATAAATCCGGTTTGTCATCAAATAATGCTATTCGTTTACAGTAGAGTCGGTTTCAGTAGAGACAGGGCTTCGAGCTGGTTCACCTTGAATACGCTGTGCTTGCTCTGGATCTTGATCGGGGAAAACTTCAGACTGCAGAGATGGAAGAATGTTGTTCACGTGCAACCATGTCAAATCCCACAGGCTATCTCCACCTAGAGCACTCCTCTGAACGAGTACTCCACTTGTCTTCATTACGAGTAAAGTGTTCTTCAGGAGCTCGGGTACTAATTCTTGAAGCTTGTCGCTTTTCTTGTTTCTGACTTTCACCTTCATGTATTTCTCCATCCGGTTGAGGACACCTCGCCACAGTTTGCAGAAGGTAGTTAATTGAGAGAGCTTGGGGAGTAACTGTAGAAACACCTTATTCAGGAGCTTCAGTGCGAGGACGAGTGTACCTTCCATGTTTCTATAGTCTTTCTGGGAGTGTCCCTGTGAAATTTCGATCAAGTCATCCAAAACTGTGAAGACAACCATATCGAAGCATTGCAACCACAAACCGTGTGGGAGGTACATATCATCAACTCCTGTCAAGCACTTCTGAAGTGACAGAAGAGCATGATTTCTTACTTCTTCCCTTTGGTCCAGACAAACTTTTCTCAGCCCCTGTACAAGCCTCAGCCACATCTCCCCGATATCTTGAGACAATTTTAGAGCTTCTGTCTCTGCCATAGCTTCTCTAGTATCTTTCGACCATGATGTCAAACAAGAAACGGAACTTGCCATAAGATCCACAGCACTAACAGATCTATCAGCTTGGCCAACACGAGATTCTGCAAATTGTCTTGCTGCATCAATGCAAAGGACATAATTAGCTGGTGACAAATGTGCTCCATCAGACATGATGAATAGTAGGGCATTAAATCCCACTTCAGATGCTTCTAGATGTCTAGCTGTGATAGAAAGTAAAGATGCTATTGTGCGCCAGCCAGTCTGAGAACGAATGTGAGTGGCATTCGCTTTAACCAAACGACTGACTTCTTGAGTAATTTGTTCACAATATGCATCAGCAACACGGGCATCAAGCTTGAGAACCAGTTGAAGTGATCTCAAAAGTTCATCAGCCAAGTTCTCTTTGTAGGGGAGCAACCTCTGGCAGATACGGAGGAGCCCAAAAACAGCCTTTTCAACTAGAGCACAAGGCATTACTGTTGAATGAACAATATTAGCAATATGATCATAAACTCCTTGCCAAAGAAGACCAATTCTATCCCGATTGTTCAAGGTAATCGCAATCAGCAATTCCAAGCAGAATACCGCAGTGTCTTCATCTTCAGGAGAACTACTGCCCTTTTGAGGTCTCCCTGCAGCCCATATAAGTGCCCGTGCAAGCTGTAATAAAGAATCAGCTAACAGAAATTTGCTTTCAGTAAAGATACTGTCTATGTGACACTTTTGAATTGTCTGAAGTGTGCGTTGATGAGCTGCAAGTTGTTGCTCAGTAGGTTGGGACCTTGGCTCTTCTGTATCTAAAGATAGGAGTTGACTAAATCGGCCCATTAGCCCAGAAGATCTTTTAGGTGTGCCTATAGATTGTATATGGGCAGAAGATAATGAATTCGTGAGAGGCTTCCCATGTCCAGGTTCAGAAGATATCTCAGAGTCATCAGCTGCATCACTTGCCACACGAGCAGGTAGAAGGCCAAGCTTGTGCAATCTCAAGATGCAATCCAAAATGTTTCTCCAGCCAGTGCGGATAAAGTCACCATATTTGTTTGCAATAGTGAAAACTGTAACAGTTGCCATCCTTGCTTTTGCATCATCACCAAAAGCTAAAACAGGCTCTTCAACAGCTGAAGGATTCAAAAGCGTTGTGAACTTACAGAGTGATACCAccaaatcatccaaaacatcttCAAGATGATGGCAAGCAGATATCTTTGCAACAGCTAAGAATCCATCAATACGGCAAGCAGATATCTTTGCAACAGCTAAGAATCCATCAATACATGTCTGGTAAACATCTTCATGTTCAGCATGATCAAACACCACTGAGATGGCAGCAATAGTTGGACCAGACATTATGGCAAACATATCATGGTCGAGGTATGCTCTGGAATCACACACTATATATGGAGAAGTTTTCTTAGATTTACTCATCAAATCAATCCAACGGCTGGGTGTCATTTCTGCAAAACCAGCACCTTGTTCTGGTGTTGTGCGGATCTCATTGCTGCAGATTGAATGATAGAGTTCCGTCAAAAACTCACGAGGGAGGTCATTGCCTCCATTTATGTGTCTATTATTTCGAATGAAATCCTCTTctgtcatcttcttcttcacctgTACATTATGCTGGTCAGTGTTAAGCATTATCAGGGAATATGACAATAATAGAGCAGCATCTTTATTAGCTAAAATCTGTGGTGATTGCTCATAGTATCTTTCTGAAAAAGCCTCAAGCACTCTCTGTATCTTTTGGGATTCTCCTGAAAAAGCCTCAAGCACTCTCTGTATCTTTTGGGATTCTCCGGGCAATCGGAAAGTCTCCAAAAACAAACGTAAAGCAGTATCTAAGTTCATGTCTTGAAAATCAAATGTTCCAGCAAACTCCTGAAGAACCTGAACACAAAACTCATCGTGGTTTCCAAGAAAATCTCCAACAAGGTTCTTGTCTAGCCCTGCAGTAAACCTAAAAAAGCAAGCCACACTTTGTGGATCAAGTTTTTCAGGCAAAAGGTGTGTTCCTTGGAGAAATTCTAACCCTTTCTTTGGATCTCGATTAAAGTGATCAGCTCCAATCATTAATCTCCTTTTGATATACTTCCTCCTCCGTACAAATGGTACCCAATGATCAGGATCACTATAGTTCTCACATTTTACCATCCAGAACGGAGTATACTCATCAAGATTTATTATATGTGGTTCTGAATTATATGATCCATTGCTTATCCTCTCAGCCATTCCCTGAATTACAGCAATCAATCCATCTAAAGCAAGAATGTGCATGGCAGACAAAGGAGAATTCACAGGAAAAGCACTTTTCGACAATAGATTAGCAAGTTCTTCAAAAACATTTCCACAAGTTATATCACAATCCAAATTTGCATACATCTCTACCATAAATGTTTTCTGTCTACAAAAGTCAACAAGAGCCTCCATTGCAACCTCCTGCTGCTGGTATGAAGCCCCATAACGACTTTGTGCAAGCCTCAATACCACACAAGAAAAGAAAGCCTCAAGCTGCAGTTTCAGTTCAGTACGCAAATGCTGATAGAGATTTAGAACAATGCTACAGACCATTGAAAGAATCAACGGACTCATTGACAAGCCAAATTGCATGAGATTACGGAATAGTTCATCCTGTACCAAACTCAATAATCTAGGATGATTCCGAATAGCCATACCGCCTAGTTCAATTGCTGAGTTGATCAAACCTAGAGCAAATAGAGGGACGTCTTCATCAAATGCTATAGTGTTTGCTCTAGGGCCCATTCCCTTATGTTCAACAACATTCAGCAATGAGCACAGGAAATGAAATATCTCAACCATACAAGGGACCCCATATGGCTCAGTCATTAGATGTAAATCATAAGGAACGGTATCCTTCCCATAATCACTTATGACCATGCTGTCGTCCATTGCAGCACTCTGCAAGCCTGTGGATCCAGAAGAAGCAAAACCTCCTGAAGGTGGTTGGCTATCATATTCAGAAGAACCTGTACCATTCTCTGACTTACTACTGAAACCGTAATCACCATCTAGGCCAGAAACCTACagtagaagaaaacaaaaaaacacaaaaacaaaagaaatactCAGTAGCAAGTAAAGGAAgatcaattcacagattatgcACTCAAATCTCCATCCACATCATTAAAAGTGTGTCAGCCTATCAACCACATAGGTTTGCAGTTTGCTACAGTGGACTCACATGCTTTGACATCTTGCATCAAATTTGAATGTCTTGCTAGCACTTCATACTAGCACTAACTTCAATTTCAGATCCCATCACCCctcaaaaaaagtaaaaagagcAAGAGTTGCTGTGCAGCAAATTGGGTCATTTTAAAAGGAACTTCACAATATTTGTACAAGTAATGCTCCCTCTCTAATCATTTTGTTCAGTGTATCAAGGTAATCCTAGAAACTATTCAAAAGCCATTGAGTTATTTCCTTCTTAAACTCTTTGTTTACCACTCATTGCCTTGCCACAAGGATAGAGGGTCAATTTGGCAATTTTTACTTAGCACCTGTTATTTCCTCCGCACACACACACCAAAAATACCAAAAGTGAAGGAAATTCCAGGAAATCAAAACTTCAAATAGAgaacaagaaacaaaaattCTCTGTACCTCATGTTTTGTAGAACTGCCCCGTTTAACTAATGAGCATTGTGTGTTGTCAACTTCGGGAAGGTGAGAGAAGATACACCTCACAAGTTCATGCATGGTGTGCCGTGCTATCCGTTGCAAGAGCTCACCTTTCGTTCCAGCTTGATGAACTACTCGAAAGCAGGTATTGACAATGGTGCAAACATGTTGATTACTCAAGACAACCGAGACTTTGCTTCTCATGCAAGCCAAAAGGACTTGAAGTATTTTCATGAGTACAACTTCTTCTGATGCAGGATCAGTAACCTCAAATCTGCAGCTAGTCACAGCATCGACAACCAAGTGCATAGCATCTTCAACATTGGTGGTGTTCAGATCAATTACATCAAGAGTCAAAATGTTGTAGACAGATGACAAGGCAACACCAGTGATCGGTGCCCCAGTTTCATCCGATCGAATAACTTCTAGAAATGGTTGAAGATACAATGCTGGGTTAATAGTTTGCCATTGTTGTTGCCAGGAAAATATCTGCTTTCGCAGTGTCTTCAGGGACTGGATTAAGGAGTGTTCTAGCTGGTCATCCCCTGACACAAATCGACCACCCCACCTCATATTCCTTCTCATCACTGCCAACACAGCACTTACCTCTGAATTTATCATGCATGCTAAAGCATTTTTACTGGAGGAGGCAGCCTCACAATCTTCTGGTTCCTCTTCAATTGCGTTGATGTTAGATTGTAGTCTTAATCGCCCCATTTTGAAACAAGTGGCACCGTACCAAAAGACTTTAAAGAGTGCCGAAGACAATTTAACAGATAGAGCACTGAAAGTGAATCAAAGCATCGCCCCCTTGCTCTAGAAAACACACTAGTATAAGTAAATGGTTCATTATCATTGTGAAAAAGCAGAAAACATGAACGTGTCCATAAACAGTTGGCTCTAAGAACAGTGTTATCCATGAAAAATTCCTGATACAGCCCAAATATTCAAGAAATACTGCACTAAACTAAGCTCAAAATGATATAAGAATAAAAAGGTAATTGATAAAATCACAGAAAAAGAAGATAAGCTAAGTGATTTCATATTTCAAAGCCAAACCAATGAATGTCCCAACTCCAAGTATCAAAATTCATTGTTTGCTGAAAAGTGTaattcattctgtgtattaattaattattaagccTTAATGAAATGTCTAATCAAATTCACATTtgttctatatataaaataaataaataaaagaattctTATCTAACTTACAAACCTTACAATAGAACTGCAAAAACAGTTCAGTCTGTCACAGCGTCACCAGGCGTCCGGAGAGAACAGAGAACTAAGCTCCACGGTTCCAGCACTCCGCCGTCACAGCGTCACCTGAGTCCGGAGAGAACAGAGAAGAGAGGTCTCTACTCTCTACTCTCTAGAACTCGAAGAAGAAGAGATTCGGACTTCACTCTTCAGAGAACAGAGAACTCCGAACTCCGGGGGAAGAAGAAGACTAGAAGAGAATCAAGATTAAAGAGATTCAGACATCATACTTTAGAGACAGAGAGCAGAGGACTGAGAGGAGAAGCCGAGAGGCGAGAGTGCGAGAGAGAAGGTCTGAAGTCTGAGATCTGAAGGTGAAAAGTGAGAGAAGACATATATGTGTGAATTGAGCGGGTCGGGTTTTAAAAACTCACACCATTCCCGTGCACGGGTCTGCCGAGCACTTTGTGCTTTTATATgtgaggtcatgagatcgagtcgGTCAATTTATGAGACTTCAGTTACGGGAGTCTGGCAGCCACAATGTGGGAATGTGAGTGTTTCATCCGATGGGGTGAAAATACTTTCCCATTTTATAGCCACTAAATCTTGAAGTTACGATCAAAAAGTGACATCGTTAATAAATTGATTGAAATCGTCACTTTGTTAACCATTTGGGATAAACAATTGAAATGACTATTAAACTATAAAGTATAAAGTATACATAGAATGCATTTCAAAGTGGATGTAGTTGGGCATTAGTAGATGTTTAATAGATTGAGCTTGAACCATTTAGAATTCAATAATAGTCAAACTAGGAACTAAATGTGACTAAAAATGATTAACAAGCCACATTCTACTTTAAAACTTTCAAGGTTGAACTAAGAACATCTTCATGACTTCAATGCCCCAAATCCTTGTCCTAAGGGTAAGGAAACCCCTTCAAAACAACCAGTAATTTGAAATATAGCTGTGTTCTAGTTGGGGTCAATCTAGAACTCAAGCCATTATTTTGGCAGATCTTACAAACAGACTGTCAACAACCTTCCCCATATTTGAAATGGTTTCCAATGTCGCAGGATATATGGCATCTGTCTTTGGATCGTCAAAGATTACGAGGCACCCGGCACCTTGGTCGAGAGTTCCAGCAAACTTCTTATCCAAAATCATCTGAGATAGCTTCTTTTCAACGTGGTCAGCAGGCAACTCGATCAACTCAGCAATGTGAACAATTTCAACCCTGGAGAAAGGCTCAATCAACCTGCAAAGATTTTGCTCCATCAAAGTGTCATACAGGGAAGAAAGATGCCGGTGGACAATCTGATCCTCATCTAGCTGGGCCTTGAAATTTCGAAGAGCAACCTCAAAGAGCTTCAAAGAGCGTTTTGAGTGAGCATCGGCAACAGCCTTCATAGCATCAAGTTCTGGGCCTTGATATTGTAATCCCACCTTGGGTGATGATATAATGCTTGCAACATCATCAGCCTGGCTCACCATGATCTTGCAAAGCAACATGTACTTGAGGCTGTATATGGCCTGGGGATCTTCGAGGGCATTGAATGCTTCAAATGCTTCATAGAAATAGCTGTAAGCAGTTTTGTAATCCTTCTCTTCTGCATGAAGGATACCACTCTGCAGATCAATAGAGCCCTGCTGACCCGGAGG
It includes:
- the LOC116005590 gene encoding ARF guanine-nucleotide exchange factor GNOM-like translates to MGRLRLQSNINAIEEEPEDCEAASSSKNALACMINSEVSAVLAVMRRNMRWGGRFVSGDDQLEHSLIQSLKTLRKQIFSWQQQWQTINPALYLQPFLEVIRSDETGAPITGVALSSVYNILTLDVIDLNTTNVEDAMHLVVDAVTSCRFEVTDPASEEVVLMKILQVLLACMRSKVSVVLSNQHVCTIVNTCFRVVHQAGTKGELLQRIARHTMHELVRCIFSHLPEVDNTQCSLVKRGSSTKHEVSGLDGDYGFSSKSENGTGSSEYDSQPPSGGFASSGSTGLQSAAMDDSMVISDYGKDTVPYDLHLMTEPYGVPCMVEIFHFLCSLLNVVEHKGMGPRANTIAFDEDVPLFALGLINSAIELGGMAIRNHPRLLSLVQDELFRNLMQFGLSMSPLILSMVCSIVLNLYQHLRTELKLQLEAFFSCVVLRLAQSRYGASYQQQEVAMEALVDFCRQKTFMVEMYANLDCDITCGNVFEELANLLSKSAFPVNSPLSAMHILALDGLIAVIQGMAERISNGSYNSEPHIINLDEYTPFWMVKCENYSDPDHWVPFVRRRKYIKRRLMIGADHFNRDPKKGLEFLQGTHLLPEKLDPQSVACFFRFTAGLDKNLVGDFLGNHDEFCVQVLQEFAGTFDFQDMNLDTALRLFLETFRLPGESQKIQRVLEAFSERYYEQSPQILANKDAALLLSYSLIMLNTDQHNVQVKKKMTEEDFIRNNRHINGGNDLPREFLTELYHSICSNEIRTTPEQGAGFAEMTPSRWIDLMSKSKKTSPYIVCDSRAYLDHDMFAIMSGPTIAAISVVFDHAEHEDVYQTCIDGFLAVAKISACHHLEDVLDDLVVSLCKFTTLLNPSAVEEPVLAFGDDAKARMATVTVFTIANKYGDFIRTGWRNILDCILRLHKLGLLPARVASDAADDSEISSEPGHGKPLTNSLSSAHIQSIGTPKRSSGLMGRFSQLLSLDTEEPRSQPTEQQLAAHQRTLQTIQKCHIDSIFTESKFLLADSLLQLARALIWAAGRPQKGSSSPEDEDTAVFCLELLIAITLNNRDRIGLLWQGVYDHIANIVHSTVMPCALVEKAVFGLLRICQRLLPYKENLADELLRSLQLVLKLDARVADAYCEQITQEVSRLVKANATHIRSQTGWRTIASLLSITARHLEASEVGFNALLFIMSDGAHLSPANYVLCIDAARQFAESRVGQADRSVSAVDLMASSVSCLTSWSKDTREAMAETEALKLSQDIGEMWLRLVQGLRKVCLDQREEVRNHALLSLQKCLTGVDDMYLPHGLWLQCFDMVVFTVLDDLIEISQGHSQKDYRNMEGTLVLALKLLNKVFLQLLPKLSQLTTFCKLWRGVLNRMEKYMKVKVRNKKSDKLQELVPELLKNTLLVMKTSGVLVQRSALGGDSLWDLTWLHVNNILPSLQSEVFPDQDPEQAQRIQGEPARSPVSTETDSTVNE
- the LOC116010398 gene encoding 26S proteasome non-ATPase regulatory subunit 11 homolog; this translates as MSHLPATTNSLSEASEAKTSSEAIAILYRILNDPSSSSEALRIKEQAISNLSDLLRQENRAEELKNLLTQLRPFFSLIPKAKTAKIVRVIVDAVAKIPGTSDLQISLCKDIVQWTRAEKRTFLRQRIEARLAALLMENKEYSEALTLLTGLIKEVRRLDDKLLLVEIDLLESKLHFSLRNLPKAKAALTAARTAANAIYVPPGQQGSIDLQSGILHAEEKDYKTAYSYFYEAFEAFNALEDPQAIYSLKYMLLCKIMVSQADDVASIISSPKVGLQYQGPELDAMKAVADAHSKRSLKLFEVALRNFKAQLDEDQIVHRHLSSLYDTLMEQNLCRLIEPFSRVEIVHIAELIELPADHVEKKLSQMILDKKFAGTLDQGAGCLVIFDDPKTDAIYPATLETISNMGKVVDSLFVRSAKIMA
- the LOC116009930 gene encoding organelle RRM domain-containing protein 6, chloroplastic-like, coding for MAAANAIPSSSPLVSTTIKQCILIPIRQFCPPPSYCEPSIRPRNLATRIKILSCLPTTPHAHNPPPTTKLFVSGLSFRTTEDSLRNAFKNFGNLIQVNVVMDRVANRPRGFAFLRYATEEESNKAIQGMHGKFLDGRVIFVEVAKPRSDQKSAKPKGKTGSTDTIA